The Methanothermobacter sp. genomic sequence TGTCACGGTCCTTGTCTTGGTAACCCTTACGTTGAGTGCAGCCACCCTTTCAGGGTCCCTGAACTCCTTTGAGGTGTAGGACCATCTGCCCTGCTCCACGCAGCTTACAGGTATCATGGTTTCTGACTTCTCAGGCAACAGAACTGTGACGTTGGCCACACGGTTCTGCTTGGCACCCTCCAGTTCCTCCCCGTCAATTATGAGTACGGGTTCATCAGCCCGGTTAACTGCAAGTACCGTGGGTACTGAGCCATATTCGTCCACCTCACCTATACTTATGAGGTCCTTGCTCATGGCATCTCTCAGTGTAAGGTAGTTCTGGCTCCCCTCAGGCGCCCTCACCGGGATGACCTCCATCTGACCTGAAACCTGGGGTTTGAGGAACTCCAGGCTATCAAGACAGCTCTTGACTATCTCATTCAAAACATCACCTCTCAATGTTAACAGCCAGATAATTCACTCTGGATCTAGTTATGTATATGTAAATTATTGAATATAAATATTTTTACTGAATAATTGAAAATATTTTATTCAAATATGGGTGAAATATCTGTTTAATGAAAGAATTGCATTTAAAATGCGATATTCTGAAAGATTTGAAGTGTTTACAGGGGCACGCTGTGATCCTGGTTTCCTTCTCTGAGAGCCTGTAAGCATTTAATAAAAAATTAGAGGTATTATGGGGATATATCAGCTGTTGTCCATGAGGGCGGCCCTCAGGTCCTCAACAGGTACATCGTAGGTCTCACAGACCCTCTGGAGCCATGCCAGTGTCGACTCAGGTGTTAGGGACATGGAAACCCTGAAGAGCTCTGCAAGCACCTGAAACTGTGGTGAGGCGGTATCAAGGATTTTCACAAGTGATCTTGAAAGTTTGAGGCATTTCCTTGCGTTTGATATGAATGAGCTCAGGGTCTCCTGGTATTCAAGGGCATCCACGTCCCTCTCATCATCCATTATCACTGTGGGGGTGAAGATGTCGTACTCCCAGTTGAAGAGTCCCAGGATGAATCCCCTCTTATCCTCTGCCCCCTCAAGGTACCCTGATATGATGGACAGAATACCGTGGGATACCGCCGATGGACTTGACCTCAGGTTGCCTGTAACCCCCAGGCTTGACTCCAGCAGTTTCTTCAGGGAGGTCTTCATCCAGCCGCTCTGGGGGTCGTCAAGGTCGTTCAGCGTGGCCTCCACAACCTTCCTAATCTCAAAGGGTTTATCTGTGAGGTCAAAGAAGTGGGGGTAGCGGGATTTCATTTCCATCTTCAGCTCCTCTGTATCGTGTTCCCCAGGGTCTTCACGGGTCTCCTGGAAGGCCTCAAAGAGGATAATGTCCCTTAAACGTATGTGGGACGTCCACTCGGTGAAGTATTTTATCCGGATATCCTCGGCGGTTTTACGCCCCAGTGGGGTGTTCAGGAGGGAAGGATGGTATTTCAGGAACTCCTCCCAGCCCTCAAGGCCGGTGTATCCTGATTTCAGGATTCTCTCTGCAGCCTCATTATATTTTATGCCTTCAAATATGTCCAACATACCACCTCTAGAAGAGAGAGGGAGGTCACTGAGCCTCCCTATACACAAATATCCTGAATAAAACAATCATATATGTAGCAGTGTATATGTATTTTATTGAATATAAAGGTTGTGGTGAAGTTGATGAAAATAGTTCATTTATTAATCCTATGATTAAAATGTATAACAGAATTCTCCCGGGATTCTAAAAAAATAAAATGGGGATGTCGCAGCTACCTCCCGGTACCCTTAAGGTAACCGGCTCCAAGGAGTGCGACAATTGAAACTATACCCAGTATGGCGTAGAGTGGAGTTTCAGTGGATCCGGAGTTGCTGTTACTTGATGCTGCGACCTCGTATGCCTTACCAGATTCTTTACCGGTCTCTGAAGGCGTATTCTGAGATTTTGCTGAAGCCTCCTCTGAAACCGCAGATACGCTCCTACCAGGGCTGATATGTCCCTCTGATCCCCCAGGTGTGGATGGGTTCTGTGATCCCCCGGGCCTGCCCTGTGTAACATCAGGCGTGGGATCTCCTTCCACCTGAATGGCAGCCCCTGTGGCGTACCTGAATTTCTCAAGGAAGGTCCTGAGTTCAGCGGAATTCAGTGAGGAGAGCTTCAGTATCCAGCTGTTGAGCTGGATGTTACCGCAGGTGTGGTGGCAGCATGCAACACCGTACTCACTGGTTGTCCTCACGTAGATATCTGCCAGCATCCTCAGGGTCTCCCTGTCGGCATTCCAGTAGCCCCTCCGGGCGGCGTTTAGGAGTGTGCCTGTTATACTGATGAGTGCATATGCATTCTTCCCTGTTGAAAGCCATTCCCTGACTCCGAGACAATATCTGTCCCTTATATAGATATTCACTGCTTCGTTCCACATGGAATCAGTCACAGCGTCTGGTACTGTCACCTTCCAGCCCCAGAGGTTCTCAAAGAAGTTGCCTGATATGTAACTGGCGCCGGCATAGCCCTCCCGCATCATGGCACTGATCCATTCCCTGTTGAAGAACTTGCTGTGCAGGTCCCTGAGGATGAACTCTGAGAGCGTGTCGATGCCTGGTTTTGCCGGGTTCACCTGGTTCAGTATGAAGAGTTCAGGTCTCCTTCCTTTCACCCTCTCAACAGCAAGGCTGAAACCGCCAAGGAACTCGTAGTTATGGTCCAGGTCCAGGACTCCGTGTTTTGTATCTGAACGTGAATGGTAAACCCCGTCGATGTCCCTCAGCCTCCTTGTGAAGATCTCTGTGTTGATGGATCCCCAGTCGTCCTCCCGGTAGGAGTACTTCATGTCTGAGATGAAGGCGTCGCCGAGTTCCAGTCTGTCACTCCAGGTATCTGAGAGCTGTGCACCTGTTCTAACACCTGATGACCCCCACTCGCCAGGTGGAGGACCGAATATCCTGCTCACAGCCATCCTACCCGCCTCTGAAGCTCCAAAGTTCTTCGAAAGAAGAGCCTCTGTGTCGCTGAGCCAGTGCAGTGCAATGAAGTTCATCTCAAGGGGATCGTCCCCTGGCACAAAGAGACCTGCAACCCTCACTGTTTCAAGAGCAGCATCCAGGGCCTCCCTGAGCCGGGATCTCAGTGGTTCAGGTTTCCTTGAAATCTCCCCTGCAAGTGTTGTGTATGACGCTGCAAGCGCCACCCTCACGGACCTGTCAATGAGAACCGCGCACTGGGGGAAGGTCTCCCTGAGTATGCCTGATATGGTGATGAGTACATCGATTCTGGGCCTGCCAAGCTCTGATAGTGGAACTGCCCTCACACCCACGACGTTCCCGCTCCTCTGGGCCTGCTGTGCATAGACCGGTTCAACACCAAGGAGCCTCATTATGAAGGCAATGGTGGCACCGTTATCCCTCTGGGTCTCGGTTGCCCAGAGCACCACACCCAGCTCCTCAGGGGTGCCGTTGTAGGCTGCAAGCGCATCCCTCACAAGGTCCAATGCCTTAAGGTAGGCGTCCCAGTAGGGCAGCTTCTGGGGGTCAAGGCCATACAGGTTACCACCCGTCGGAAGGGCCTCAGGGGTCCTTATGGGGTCGTTACCCAGGGATGGAGGGATGTAGAGTCCATTGAGTGCCCTGAGAAGCATTGAACGCTCCCTGCCAGGGCTTTCAAGGATACTGGCGGCGAATGATGCCACCTTCAACGCGGCGGCCTCCTCGACTGCCGATAGAACCCTGCCACACCTTTCCCTGAGGGCCTCTGTGACATTACCACCACTCCGCACGGTTTCAATGATAAGATCCGCCGCGCCTGTTATGTTCCTGAGGGCTTCCTCCGGTGTTATGAACCTGTTGCCTCCAGCAGGCACCGCTGTGATCCTTGATGCCATTGAGAGTACAAGTGCCCTTACCATCTCAGGTGTCCAGTCACGTCCAAATACATGGAGCCCCAGTGGTGTGATGGAGGACTGCAGATGGATGATGTAGTCGTGTATACCCTCTGCAAGTTTCTCGGGTGACTCACTGAAGTTCACCACGGATTCCAGATGCAGACGGGATGCAAGTTCCACCATCTGCGGGATAAGTGCGCTGTTCCTCTCCTGCATGTACCTCTCTGTCAGTGTCTTGAGTGCCATCATGTCATCATCAAGGACTGTCGCTGCAAGGGGCTGTACCAGGTGGCTTATGATAACCGCAAGGCCGCGCCTCTTGGCATGGAGGGCCTCACCCACACCATCCATGGTGTAGAGGTATATTGATGGTATGCTCCCTGTGCA encodes the following:
- a CDS encoding cobaltochelatase subunit CobN, which translates into the protein MTGREYITLMLFLVILALTAPVSAANSTDGGNQSDIHFLVITWPTEAGQLVQPMHEISSRYPEVKFKARSTTQVSENVSEIPELVEWAHVIYLSNIQPGIVTDTLVNLKSQGKLDGKVIASYPSPYFSIPVVRLSNFAGVRFVNANGTALTDMEIQQIFSSISYPPMGKTSMQMVDMLKAKYPEMADYLEVKKYYVPDTASPENRARMLEYILAKSFPGRFNCTAPTTVPQFGLYRNGRLYSNFTEYASLYLRPGRRTVGITAWSALTFERGDLRHIDAMIEALEVQGLNVLPLISQSNMGNGMYEFAGIRSYFIDQATNMSRVDAIISLTWLVGGETSKAMVNSLINTHGILLVPAFIYGSDVNTWEIETSGLGINTNVIALKETQGQIMPVVMGATCRVTDTLTGIAVDLTEPIRERVEQLASRIAAWSRLRVLANSDKRVALIYYNYPPGKQGIAGADSLNGPESIMEILRILNASGYRVDVPAGTDALLDLMLSGGINVGTWALGELEKLADHAVLYPVNEFMDWYQNLPEVARLQMEQGPMGYIEAICRKVYNLDPAQVTPDLRLTSARVLSEWYRELRSTLESMNITQKQDALRYLDEAHRALQGILNRENRWADFQRAKTSFLNLRVPGLCGWGAPPGNVMTVTRNGTKYFVLPVIKLGNIYLAAQPQRGYENADFLYHSTVIPPHYQYLAFYSYLQGRVDAAVYLGRHGTYEWLPGKDAGLSGADFPDICTGSIPSIYLYTMDGVGEALHAKRRGLAVIISHLVQPLAATVLDDDMMALKTLTERYMQERNSALIPQMVELASRLHLESVVNFSESPEKLAEGIHDYIIHLQSSITPLGLHVFGRDWTPEMVRALVLSMASRITAVPAGGNRFITPEEALRNITGAADLIIETVRSGGNVTEALRERCGRVLSAVEEAAALKVASFAASILESPGRERSMLLRALNGLYIPPSLGNDPIRTPEALPTGGNLYGLDPQKLPYWDAYLKALDLVRDALAAYNGTPEELGVVLWATETQRDNGATIAFIMRLLGVEPVYAQQAQRSGNVVGVRAVPLSELGRPRIDVLITISGILRETFPQCAVLIDRSVRVALAASYTTLAGEISRKPEPLRSRLREALDAALETVRVAGLFVPGDDPLEMNFIALHWLSDTEALLSKNFGASEAGRMAVSRIFGPPPGEWGSSGVRTGAQLSDTWSDRLELGDAFISDMKYSYREDDWGSINTEIFTRRLRDIDGVYHSRSDTKHGVLDLDHNYEFLGGFSLAVERVKGRRPELFILNQVNPAKPGIDTLSEFILRDLHSKFFNREWISAMMREGYAGASYISGNFFENLWGWKVTVPDAVTDSMWNEAVNIYIRDRYCLGVREWLSTGKNAYALISITGTLLNAARRGYWNADRETLRMLADIYVRTTSEYGVACCHHTCGNIQLNSWILKLSSLNSAELRTFLEKFRYATGAAIQVEGDPTPDVTQGRPGGSQNPSTPGGSEGHISPGRSVSAVSEEASAKSQNTPSETGKESGKAYEVAASSNSNSGSTETPLYAILGIVSIVALLGAGYLKGTGR